Proteins co-encoded in one Malus sylvestris chromosome 9, drMalSylv7.2, whole genome shotgun sequence genomic window:
- the LOC126582882 gene encoding NAD-dependent malic enzyme 59 kDa isoform, mitochondrial-like: protein MVHKRDADILHDPWFNKDTGFPLTERDRLGLCDLLPPRVISFEQQYACFMESYRSLEKNTKGQPEGVVALAKWRILNRLHDRNETLYYRALIDNIQDFAPIIYIPTVGLVCQNYSGLFRRPRGMYFSAKDKGEMMSMIYN, encoded by the coding sequence ATGGTTCACAAGCGCGACGCCGATATTCTCCATGATCCATGGTTCAACAAGGACACTGGATTTCCGTTGACTGAAAGAGATCGACTAGGACTTTGCGATCTCCTTCCCCCTCGTGTCATATCGTTCGAGCAGCAGTATGCTTGTTTCATGGAGTCTTATCGGTCGCTAGAGAAAAATACTAAGGGCCAGCCAGAAGGTGTTGTGGCCTTGGCTAAATGGAGGATTTTAAATAGATTGCATGACAGGAACGAGACCTTATACTACCGAGCCCTTATTGACAACATCCAAGATTTTGCTCCCATAATCTACATTCCTACAGTAGGATTAGTATGTCAAAATTATTCTGGGTTGTTTAGGCGCCCTCGTGGAATGTACTTCAGTGCAAAGGATAAAGGGGAGATGATGTCTATGATCTACAACTAG